The following coding sequences lie in one Pseudomonas syringae CC1557 genomic window:
- the arcC gene encoding carbamate kinase, giving the protein MRIVVALGGNALLRRGEPMTAENQRANIRVAAEQIARIYPGNQLVIAHGNGPQVGLLSLQAAAYTPVSPYTLDVLGAETEGMIGYMIEQELGNLLDVEVPFATLLTQVEVDPADPAFKHPGKPIGPVYTRAEAERLAAEKGWAIAPDGDKYRRVVASPRPKRIFEIRPVKWLLEKGCIVICAGGGGIPTVYTAPGKLEGVEAVIDKDLCSAMLAEELDSDLLLIATDVNAAYVDFGKPTQKAIGQAHPDEMDKLGFSAGSMGPKVQAACEFARHTGKVAVIGSLGDIEAIVQGHAGTRISTGQPGINYRSAT; this is encoded by the coding sequence ATGCGTATTGTCGTAGCGTTGGGCGGTAATGCTCTGCTTCGCCGTGGTGAACCGATGACGGCGGAAAACCAGCGTGCCAATATCCGGGTCGCCGCTGAACAAATCGCCAGGATCTATCCCGGTAATCAACTGGTCATCGCACACGGCAACGGACCCCAGGTAGGTTTGCTGTCTCTGCAAGCTGCGGCCTACACACCTGTCTCGCCCTACACACTCGACGTATTGGGTGCCGAAACGGAGGGCATGATCGGCTACATGATCGAACAGGAACTGGGCAATCTGCTGGACGTCGAAGTGCCCTTCGCTACCTTGCTCACGCAGGTCGAAGTGGATCCTGCAGATCCGGCGTTCAAGCACCCTGGCAAACCTATCGGACCGGTATACACCCGGGCTGAAGCGGAACGACTGGCAGCCGAAAAGGGCTGGGCCATCGCTCCGGATGGTGACAAATACCGACGTGTAGTGGCGAGCCCACGACCCAAACGCATCTTTGAAATTCGCCCTGTCAAATGGCTGCTTGAGAAAGGCTGCATCGTTATCTGCGCGGGCGGTGGCGGCATCCCGACCGTTTATACCGCGCCTGGCAAACTGGAGGGTGTCGAGGCCGTAATCGATAAGGATCTGTGCTCGGCAATGCTGGCTGAAGAACTCGACAGTGATTTGCTATTGATCGCCACTGACGTCAATGCGGCCTACGTTGATTTCGGTAAACCAACCCAGAAAGCTATCGGTCAGGCGCACCCTGACGAAATGGACAAACTAGGGTTTTCCGCAGGCTCCATGGGCCCAAAGGTTCAGGCCGCCTGCGAATTCGCACGCCATACCGGAAAAGTCGCGGTGATTGGTTCACTTGGCGATATTGAAGCGATCGTCCAGGGGCACGCAGGTACGCGCATCAGTACCGGGCAACCCGGTATTAACTACCGGTCAGCAACCTGA
- a CDS encoding BON domain-containing protein: MTTDEELYQQVMAELDWDLALEAKRILVHVRDGTVTLSGEVSSHAEKWHAEEAVSQVSRVVALINNIEVIVSSNHVRTDNDIVSAAVNALEWNTSLAGHEISVNVSDGWLVLSGEVGSDHQRQTAGYAVRYLQGVRGINNDITVNAHACPDTIKADIESAFRRRASIDAHGIEVLVNHGEVTLTGAVASLPELEMARSTASGTAGVQRVVSRLIVSSHR, encoded by the coding sequence ATGACTACGGATGAAGAGTTGTACCAGCAGGTAATGGCAGAGCTGGACTGGGATCTGGCTTTGGAGGCAAAGCGTATTTTGGTGCATGTCAGAGATGGAACGGTAACGCTTTCCGGCGAGGTGAGCAGTCATGCCGAAAAATGGCACGCTGAAGAAGCCGTCTCCCAAGTATCAAGAGTAGTAGCGCTGATAAATAATATTGAAGTGATCGTCTCTTCTAATCATGTTCGCACCGATAACGATATTGTGTCGGCAGCGGTTAATGCGCTGGAATGGAATACCTCACTCGCCGGTCATGAAATAAGCGTCAATGTATCAGATGGCTGGCTGGTGCTCTCCGGCGAAGTGGGGTCTGACCATCAGCGACAAACTGCCGGTTATGCCGTGCGATACCTGCAGGGTGTCAGAGGGATTAACAACGATATCACCGTAAATGCTCATGCTTGCCCTGATACGATCAAGGCGGATATCGAGTCGGCATTCAGGCGCAGAGCCAGTATTGACGCTCATGGTATAGAGGTTCTGGTCAACCACGGCGAGGTCACCCTGACCGGGGCGGTAGCGTCACTTCCCGAGCTGGAGATGGCACGCTCGACTGCATCGGGTACTGCCGGAGTACAGAGGGTCGTCTCTCGCCTGATCGTCTCATCGCACCGATAA
- a CDS encoding response regulator, protein MRVNRSIPEGSTSLTVLSSAHPDDKPPGSKALYQSNDFNQRSIQEVLCQIATPVLFLDSDLNIVFFTPAITLLFNMLPSDIGRPLADLCSRMTTIHLLSEVQKTLNSGAACTTLITLSNGRCFDCVITQCPPWESGKNAVVVVFTETTEERRLGSTLASVYEQASRQHLTRLGRWNSSDQKLRQSAQAVALIAGQLAATQYGPDGSAFGLVEQLSEHMEVFFGRLGTQPETTGEDEDIHIADALDFSIQDIFDGLIRDLWPLASVRKIRARIVASKVRVRSYPDGLARILGNVMFNIISHISCERLSLGCRRHSEWVDIELRYTGQGKRADALRMLSTPYGEGPMGGVSDSRSMYIPGIQLRVKTQPEKGTLISISVPLSRSHTRLISYKNSEKPEIRVSSGMLLIVEPDDRLRELLSFALGKLGYQIAAASNACTALECIAHSGVQPDLILTAYALGQQIDGVQLVQKMREQFHRAIPAIVLSTENHERVCQLIWAGNCTLLRKPVGLNMLTFIISALLRTALQEKIELSAKSDRPPIVFLVNDDGLLKATLRTSLEADSYEVQDYSGCAEFLASYSPGRQACLIVDAHMSGMNGLELARRLRADGDELPIIMISSHSSISSVVDAMNVGICDFIEKPFRRQDLLTRVANALLTYKKTETLRASRQSAIDHIAHLTVRQRQIMAMVLAGQPSKNIAVNLGISQRTVEKHRASIMLRTEAKSIPELARLALEASALAR, encoded by the coding sequence ATGCGCGTAAACCGATCCATCCCCGAAGGATCAACATCGCTAACCGTCCTGTCGAGCGCGCACCCTGACGACAAGCCCCCGGGTTCGAAGGCGCTGTATCAAAGTAATGATTTCAATCAACGCTCGATACAAGAGGTGCTGTGCCAAATAGCTACGCCGGTTCTGTTTCTCGACAGCGACCTGAATATAGTATTTTTCACGCCGGCAATTACGCTCTTGTTCAATATGTTGCCCAGCGATATAGGCCGTCCGTTGGCTGATCTTTGCTCCCGGATGACGACCATCCATCTGTTGTCCGAAGTTCAGAAAACGCTAAACAGCGGGGCAGCCTGCACAACGCTTATCACATTGAGTAATGGCCGTTGTTTCGACTGTGTCATCACGCAATGTCCGCCGTGGGAAAGCGGAAAGAATGCAGTGGTGGTGGTTTTCACCGAAACGACGGAAGAGCGTCGCCTGGGCAGTACACTTGCTAGTGTTTACGAGCAGGCATCGCGCCAGCACCTAACCCGTTTGGGGCGCTGGAACTCCTCGGATCAAAAGCTTCGCCAGTCTGCGCAAGCCGTCGCCCTCATTGCAGGTCAGCTCGCGGCGACTCAATACGGGCCTGACGGTTCAGCTTTTGGCTTGGTGGAGCAGTTGAGTGAACACATGGAGGTTTTTTTCGGTCGTCTTGGCACCCAACCGGAAACGACTGGTGAAGACGAGGACATACACATTGCGGATGCACTGGATTTTTCAATTCAGGACATATTCGACGGCTTGATCAGGGATCTCTGGCCTCTGGCGTCAGTACGGAAAATCAGGGCGCGAATAGTCGCGAGTAAGGTGCGGGTCAGAAGTTACCCGGATGGACTGGCAAGGATACTGGGCAACGTGATGTTCAATATCATCAGCCATATCAGCTGTGAGCGACTGTCGCTGGGGTGCAGAAGACACTCTGAATGGGTGGACATTGAGCTCAGGTACACGGGACAGGGAAAGCGCGCTGACGCATTAAGAATGTTGTCCACGCCATATGGGGAAGGCCCCATGGGCGGAGTCTCCGACAGTCGAAGCATGTACATTCCAGGCATCCAGTTGCGGGTCAAGACGCAGCCGGAAAAAGGGACGCTCATCTCCATCAGCGTTCCGCTTTCGCGCTCACACACTCGCTTGATCAGCTACAAAAATTCTGAAAAACCTGAAATACGTGTGTCGAGCGGCATGCTGTTGATCGTTGAACCCGATGATCGCTTGCGGGAGTTGCTGAGTTTCGCCCTTGGCAAGCTTGGCTACCAGATTGCCGCTGCCAGCAACGCATGCACTGCTCTTGAGTGTATCGCTCACTCGGGCGTCCAGCCGGACCTCATCCTGACAGCTTACGCACTTGGGCAGCAGATAGACGGTGTACAGCTTGTACAAAAAATGCGCGAGCAGTTCCATAGGGCTATACCTGCGATCGTATTGAGCACAGAGAACCATGAACGGGTGTGTCAGCTGATTTGGGCAGGTAACTGCACGCTGCTTAGAAAGCCCGTCGGGTTGAATATGCTCACCTTTATCATCAGCGCACTGCTGAGGACAGCGCTCCAGGAAAAGATCGAATTATCTGCAAAGTCAGATCGCCCGCCGATTGTATTTCTGGTGAACGATGACGGGCTGTTAAAAGCAACGTTACGCACGTCACTGGAGGCCGACAGCTACGAAGTTCAGGATTATTCTGGCTGTGCGGAATTCCTCGCCAGTTATTCTCCGGGCCGACAAGCCTGTCTGATTGTAGATGCTCATATGTCAGGTATGAACGGACTGGAACTGGCCAGGCGACTAAGGGCTGATGGTGACGAGCTGCCAATCATCATGATCAGCAGTCATAGCAGCATTTCATCCGTCGTGGACGCCATGAACGTCGGGATCTGCGACTTTATAGAAAAACCATTCCGTCGCCAGGACTTGCTGACCCGTGTGGCCAACGCCTTGCTTACGTATAAAAAGACTGAAACCCTGAGAGCCAGCCGCCAATCAGCGATCGACCATATTGCTCATCTTACCGTGCGTCAGCGTCAGATCATGGCCATGGTACTGGCTGGCCAGCCTAGCAAGAATATAGCCGTCAACCTGGGCATCAGTCAGCGGACTGTTGAAAAGCATAGAGCATCAATTATGTTGCGAACGGAGGCAAAATCTATCCCTGAGCTGGCCCGTCTTGCCTTGGAGGCAAGCGCGTTGGCTCGGTGA
- a CDS encoding NAD-dependent succinate-semialdehyde dehydrogenase gives MAYTTINPYNGKLLEQFETLSDQQLEQKLTTAAGCYLFWKNQTYAQRALIIAKAGELMHEQFDMLARKATLEMGKRLNEARGEVKFSAAILEYYASNAEHFLAPEVLHPSQGDAHMESSPIGVIFGVEPWNFPFYQLARVAGPHLMAGNVLVVKHAGCVPQCAIAFEQILLDAGAPAGLYTNLLISHEQSNRVVDDPRVKGVALTGSVSAGRSLASRAGQNLKPSSMELGGSDAFIVLEDADLELAIKWAIWGRMYNCGQTCCAAKRFIVVDGLADAFLDGFQAGLELLKAGDPMDEKTTLGPLSSEEALVQLLAQVQTAIDHGAKVLLGGARMDRPGAFMAPTILTEISPDNPAYRDEFFGPVALFFRVADEEAAIALANDSDFGLGGSVFTRDLARGRRVASRIETGMMFINNISWSDAELPFGGIKDSGYGRELGDMGIQQFVNKKLVRYVDAQAPA, from the coding sequence ATGGCCTATACGACGATCAATCCCTACAACGGCAAGTTACTCGAACAGTTCGAGACGCTGAGCGATCAACAGCTTGAGCAAAAGCTCACAACGGCGGCGGGATGCTACCTGTTCTGGAAAAATCAGACGTATGCACAGCGTGCCTTGATCATCGCCAAAGCCGGTGAGCTGATGCATGAGCAATTCGATATGCTGGCGCGCAAGGCGACTCTGGAAATGGGCAAGCGCCTGAACGAGGCCAGAGGCGAGGTAAAATTCAGTGCCGCCATTCTGGAGTACTACGCCAGTAACGCTGAGCATTTTCTTGCGCCGGAAGTCCTTCACCCGTCGCAAGGTGACGCGCACATGGAAAGTAGCCCTATTGGCGTGATTTTCGGGGTCGAGCCCTGGAATTTCCCGTTTTATCAGCTGGCACGTGTTGCGGGCCCACACCTCATGGCTGGAAACGTGCTGGTAGTCAAACACGCGGGTTGCGTTCCTCAATGCGCAATTGCTTTTGAGCAGATTCTTCTTGATGCAGGCGCCCCGGCAGGTCTTTACACCAATCTGCTGATCTCCCACGAACAGTCCAATAGAGTGGTCGATGATCCACGTGTCAAGGGTGTCGCGTTGACTGGCAGTGTCAGCGCCGGTCGTAGTCTGGCTTCGCGGGCCGGGCAAAATCTGAAACCCTCCTCTATGGAATTGGGAGGCAGCGATGCGTTCATCGTTCTGGAAGACGCCGACCTAGAACTCGCAATCAAATGGGCGATCTGGGGACGGATGTATAACTGTGGTCAAACGTGCTGTGCCGCAAAGCGTTTTATCGTCGTAGACGGGTTGGCTGACGCGTTTCTGGATGGGTTCCAGGCCGGTCTGGAGCTGTTGAAAGCCGGTGACCCAATGGACGAGAAAACGACCCTGGGCCCGCTGTCCTCGGAAGAGGCGTTAGTGCAATTACTGGCGCAAGTGCAGACGGCCATTGACCATGGTGCCAAGGTACTACTGGGAGGCGCGCGAATGGATCGCCCAGGCGCCTTCATGGCGCCGACCATTCTGACTGAAATATCCCCTGACAACCCTGCATACCGAGACGAGTTCTTCGGGCCCGTTGCGCTATTTTTTCGAGTGGCCGACGAAGAAGCCGCGATTGCTCTGGCCAATGACTCCGATTTTGGCCTCGGTGGTTCGGTGTTTACTCGCGATCTCGCCAGAGGCCGTCGTGTTGCCAGCCGTATCGAGACCGGAATGATGTTCATCAACAACATCAGTTGGAGCGATGCGGAGCTGCCGTTTGGGGGCATCAAGGACTCGGGATACGGCCGTGAGCTTGGCGATATGGGCATTCAGCAATTTGTAAATAAAAAACTCGTGCGTTACGTGGACGCTCAAGCGCCTGCCTGA
- a CDS encoding NAD(P) transhydrogenase subunit alpha, whose translation MYVKVAVLKETHPHERRVALIPPLCEKLRALGARLHMQSGAGDASFLPDTAYQDVSFLSGAGQLVHEADVVLAVQAPSLEVVDKMKPGSVLLCFVYAQKNTALVQRLLERRITCFAMERVPRITRAQSMDALSSQSALSGYYAVQLGSAHMTRILPKLTTAAGIVGPACVLVLGLGVAGLEAIATAHRLGAIVEGYDVRPETEEQAKSLGASFVNVGVDARGKGGYARELSAAEKTEVARVLTEHIQKADLVITTAAIPDRPSPRLISAEQLAGMKPGAVVVDLGAEGGGNCEGCVPGKTIMIGQVTLMAPLNLPSSLSQDASTLYAKNQFNLLALMLKDNVIRIDWDDQVLSQTALTHAGKLVHPPEKVAADLNAMAKEQAS comes from the coding sequence ATGTACGTCAAAGTTGCTGTATTGAAAGAGACTCACCCGCACGAACGACGTGTGGCATTGATACCGCCCCTCTGCGAAAAGTTGCGTGCGCTTGGTGCCCGACTTCATATGCAGTCGGGAGCTGGTGATGCCAGCTTCCTCCCGGACACGGCTTATCAGGACGTTTCTTTTCTGTCCGGCGCGGGACAACTGGTGCACGAAGCCGACGTCGTGCTGGCCGTGCAGGCGCCCTCTCTGGAAGTCGTGGACAAAATGAAACCAGGCTCAGTCCTTTTGTGCTTTGTATACGCGCAAAAGAATACTGCACTGGTACAGCGATTATTGGAGCGCCGCATCACCTGTTTTGCCATGGAGCGTGTGCCACGCATCACTCGCGCTCAGTCAATGGATGCCCTTTCAAGCCAGTCCGCCTTATCGGGTTACTACGCGGTGCAACTCGGGTCGGCTCATATGACACGCATCCTGCCCAAGCTCACCACTGCGGCAGGTATTGTCGGACCCGCATGCGTGCTGGTACTCGGCCTGGGGGTGGCCGGTCTTGAGGCCATTGCCACTGCACATCGCCTGGGCGCCATCGTGGAGGGCTATGACGTCAGACCGGAAACCGAGGAGCAGGCCAAATCACTGGGCGCCAGCTTCGTCAATGTAGGCGTCGATGCTCGCGGCAAAGGTGGCTACGCACGCGAGTTGAGCGCGGCGGAAAAAACCGAGGTTGCCCGAGTCCTGACTGAGCATATCCAGAAGGCTGACCTGGTTATCACCACGGCAGCCATACCGGACCGCCCTTCTCCGCGTCTGATTAGTGCCGAGCAGCTGGCAGGCATGAAACCCGGAGCTGTCGTGGTCGACCTGGGTGCCGAAGGCGGTGGTAACTGCGAAGGCTGTGTGCCCGGGAAGACCATCATGATCGGTCAGGTCACCTTGATGGCACCGCTTAATCTGCCCTCTTCATTGAGTCAGGACGCCAGCACGCTGTATGCGAAAAATCAGTTCAACCTGTTGGCCCTGATGCTGAAGGACAACGTCATCCGTATCGACTGGGATGATCAGGTTCTGTCGCAAACGGCCCTGACCCATGCAGGCAAACTCGTGCATCCGCCGGAGAAAGTCGCCGCAGACCTGAACGCCATGGCTAAGGAGCAAGCCTCTTGA
- a CDS encoding NAD(P) transhydrogenase subunit alpha, with protein MSIVGFVGLYIFMLAAFTGWVIIGRVPAILHTPLMSGSNFVHGIVVVGGLIGLLGAATAAEQVAGFVAVLLGAANAAGGYAVTVRMLAMFQTSAPEIKRRKAHHSATKKPEKA; from the coding sequence TTGAGCATTGTCGGCTTCGTAGGACTTTACATTTTCATGCTCGCCGCATTTACCGGCTGGGTCATCATCGGTCGGGTTCCGGCCATTCTGCACACGCCCTTGATGTCGGGCTCCAACTTTGTTCATGGCATCGTCGTGGTCGGCGGTCTTATTGGATTGCTCGGCGCGGCGACAGCTGCCGAGCAGGTCGCCGGTTTCGTCGCGGTATTGCTCGGTGCAGCCAATGCTGCGGGCGGGTATGCCGTCACCGTTCGAATGTTGGCAATGTTTCAAACAAGCGCACCTGAGATCAAGCGGCGCAAAGCCCATCATTCCGCTACCAAAAAGCCTGAAAAGGCCTGA
- a CDS encoding NAD(P)(+) transhydrogenase (Re/Si-specific) subunit beta — protein MLIITSQWLTGIVYLLAAFLLIYGLWRMSSPVTATGGIRVAGWGMMAAVLVSFLYAFSVSEAARPALPVNISLALLALLLGGGAAWWSGRKAAMTSMPQMVALYNGVGGGSAASIAAMELLGSRVHDLTAMTGTLLGALIGAVSLSGSLIAWAKLDGRINKPLRIKALQLINAVLMLVTLAVGGWLIFVMRETGAAPGVAFWLIGLFFACALLFGILMTLPIGGADMPVVISIYNAFTGLAVGLEGFVLQVPAMMIAGMLVGAAGILLTLLMAKAMNRTVAHVLFARFGDQPIKKGIAIKGELKPSASSDAGVAMRYASKIIIVPGYGLAVAQGQQKLYEFVKLLQAAGVLVRFAVHSVAGRMPGQMDVLLAEAGVPYDLIFQLEDINADFPDTDLVLVIGANDVVNPAARSDKSSPIYGMPILDVDKAHHVYVVKRGEGKGYAGIQNALFYADNCNMVYGDAQAVLVKMIEAVRGLG, from the coding sequence ATGCTTATTATCACGTCGCAATGGCTGACAGGGATCGTGTATCTGCTTGCTGCCTTTCTGCTCATCTATGGGTTGTGGCGGATGTCTTCGCCGGTGACTGCAACTGGAGGAATCCGCGTCGCTGGTTGGGGCATGATGGCCGCCGTATTGGTGAGTTTCCTCTACGCTTTTTCGGTCAGCGAGGCCGCTCGACCCGCCCTGCCCGTCAATATCAGTCTGGCCCTTCTGGCGTTACTGCTGGGTGGCGGAGCTGCGTGGTGGAGCGGACGCAAGGCGGCAATGACATCCATGCCGCAAATGGTCGCGCTCTACAACGGTGTAGGTGGTGGTTCAGCGGCCTCCATAGCCGCCATGGAACTGCTGGGCAGTCGAGTACATGATCTCACTGCAATGACCGGAACGTTGCTGGGAGCGTTGATAGGCGCAGTTTCGTTATCGGGCTCCCTGATCGCCTGGGCAAAGCTGGATGGCCGGATCAATAAGCCACTGCGTATCAAAGCGCTGCAACTGATCAATGCGGTGCTGATGCTTGTGACACTTGCCGTGGGTGGCTGGTTGATTTTCGTCATGCGGGAAACTGGCGCCGCGCCAGGCGTCGCTTTCTGGCTTATCGGTCTGTTCTTCGCCTGTGCGCTACTGTTCGGGATTCTCATGACCCTGCCTATAGGTGGCGCGGACATGCCAGTGGTCATCTCCATCTACAACGCATTCACCGGTCTGGCGGTCGGTCTTGAAGGGTTTGTACTGCAGGTTCCGGCGATGATGATTGCCGGCATGCTGGTAGGGGCAGCCGGGATTTTGCTCACGTTACTGATGGCCAAGGCCATGAACCGTACGGTGGCCCATGTGCTATTCGCCCGCTTTGGTGATCAGCCCATCAAGAAAGGCATCGCGATCAAGGGCGAGCTCAAGCCTTCGGCTTCAAGCGACGCGGGCGTCGCCATGCGTTACGCCAGCAAGATCATCATCGTTCCAGGATATGGGTTGGCTGTCGCTCAGGGTCAGCAGAAGCTCTACGAGTTCGTGAAATTGTTGCAGGCGGCTGGCGTGCTGGTGCGCTTCGCCGTACACTCGGTTGCCGGGCGGATGCCTGGGCAAATGGACGTGCTATTGGCAGAGGCCGGCGTGCCCTACGACCTGATTTTTCAGCTGGAGGATATCAATGCAGACTTTCCCGACACCGACCTGGTGCTGGTAATCGGTGCCAACGATGTGGTCAATCCGGCTGCACGCAGTGACAAGTCGTCCCCCATTTACGGCATGCCCATTCTCGATGTCGACAAGGCCCATCACGTGTACGTGGTCAAGCGTGGTGAAGGCAAGGGTTATGCCGGCATCCAGAATGCGCTGTTTTATGCAGACAACTGCAACATGGTTTACGGCGACGCGCAGGCCGTACTGGTGAAGATGATCGAAGCGGTCAGAGGCTTGGGTTAA
- the adhP gene encoding alcohol dehydrogenase AdhP → MKNTMRAAVVEAFGEPLVIKHLDIPSPGPGMILVKVEACGVCHTDLHAAHGDWPSKPGLPFTPGHEGIGTVVALGSGVTAVQMGERVGVPWLYSACGHCEYCLQAWETVCAKAEFGGYTRNGGFAEYILADPDYVAHIPAGLDPCEAAPIICAGVTTYKGIKEAEVRPGQWIVISGVGGLGHLAVQYAKAMGLRVCAVDIDEQKLAHATALGAEAVVNAKGDDPVSAVITATDGGAHGVLITAPSLGAFKQGVAMTRKLGTCVLVGLPPGDFPMALFDVVANCITVRGSFVGNRQDMAEALAFAAEGKVKADIERQPLSAINDVFRRLEKGDVASRVVIDFSLG, encoded by the coding sequence ATGAAAAATACAATGAGAGCGGCGGTTGTCGAAGCCTTTGGAGAACCCTTGGTCATTAAGCATCTGGACATACCCTCCCCAGGCCCCGGGATGATTCTGGTCAAGGTTGAAGCATGCGGTGTGTGTCACACGGATCTGCATGCAGCGCACGGTGACTGGCCTTCGAAGCCCGGTTTACCTTTTACACCGGGGCATGAAGGTATCGGCACGGTTGTGGCGCTGGGCAGCGGAGTAACCGCTGTTCAAATGGGCGAAAGAGTCGGTGTGCCATGGCTGTACTCAGCGTGCGGTCACTGCGAATATTGCCTTCAGGCATGGGAAACCGTTTGCGCGAAAGCAGAGTTCGGCGGCTACACACGCAACGGAGGATTTGCGGAGTACATACTGGCTGATCCGGACTATGTCGCGCACATACCAGCCGGACTCGATCCCTGTGAGGCTGCGCCCATTATCTGCGCCGGGGTCACAACCTACAAAGGCATCAAGGAAGCCGAAGTTCGCCCGGGGCAATGGATTGTCATTTCGGGCGTTGGCGGGTTGGGACATCTTGCCGTCCAGTACGCCAAGGCAATGGGCTTGCGTGTTTGCGCTGTAGACATTGACGAGCAAAAGCTGGCTCACGCAACCGCACTGGGTGCTGAGGCGGTTGTGAATGCCAAAGGCGATGATCCTGTGTCGGCAGTCATTACGGCTACGGACGGTGGTGCTCATGGTGTGCTGATCACGGCGCCATCATTGGGGGCATTCAAGCAGGGTGTAGCGATGACCAGGAAGCTCGGCACGTGCGTTCTGGTAGGTCTGCCTCCCGGTGATTTTCCCATGGCTTTATTTGACGTGGTCGCCAACTGCATCACCGTGCGAGGCTCATTCGTGGGTAACCGTCAGGACATGGCCGAAGCCCTGGCGTTTGCCGCCGAGGGGAAGGTCAAGGCGGACATCGAACGCCAGCCGCTGTCGGCTATAAATGACGTATTTCGCAGGCTGGAAAAGGGTGATGTGGCGTCCAGAGTGGTGATCGACTTCAGCCTTGGCTGA
- a CDS encoding PRC-barrel domain-containing protein: protein MLRSMQDLEDYMLIATDGDIGKVKDFYFDDEAWVIRYLIVDTGSRLSSRSVLISPLSIRRHDWASRQLLVMADRDRIKNSPSVGTDEPVSRQHEIQYLDYYGHPYYWNVSEVRSSAFHPADNPAQEGSPDHTNAEWSDHQDNDPHLRSCKALIGYHIKATDGEVGHVESLLINEDTWAVQYLVVNTRNWWVGQHVLIAPEWIDRVSWQDKWVSLDLDCAAVRSSPYYESSEQLNREREAALHAHYGRVGYWHV, encoded by the coding sequence ATGTTAAGAAGTATGCAAGATCTTGAGGACTACATGCTTATTGCTACGGACGGTGACATTGGTAAAGTCAAAGACTTCTATTTCGATGATGAAGCGTGGGTCATCCGCTACCTTATCGTTGACACCGGTTCACGGCTGTCGAGTCGCAGTGTATTGATCTCGCCACTTTCAATCCGACGGCATGATTGGGCGTCCCGACAATTACTCGTCATGGCCGACAGGGACCGCATCAAAAACAGTCCGAGCGTCGGTACCGACGAGCCCGTGTCCCGGCAACATGAAATACAGTACCTGGACTATTACGGCCATCCCTATTACTGGAACGTATCAGAGGTCCGTTCGTCTGCATTCCACCCTGCAGACAATCCTGCACAGGAAGGCAGTCCGGATCATACAAATGCCGAGTGGTCGGATCATCAGGACAACGACCCCCATTTACGCAGTTGCAAGGCGCTCATCGGTTATCACATAAAAGCCACGGATGGCGAGGTCGGACACGTCGAGAGCCTGCTGATCAACGAAGATACGTGGGCGGTTCAGTACCTTGTGGTCAATACCCGGAACTGGTGGGTTGGACAGCACGTACTGATTGCGCCCGAATGGATCGACAGGGTCTCGTGGCAGGATAAGTGGGTGTCTCTGGATCTGGATTGTGCCGCTGTCAGGTCCTCACCCTATTATGAATCGTCCGAGCAGCTGAATCGTGAACGAGAGGCTGCTCTGCATGCGCATTACGGGCGCGTGGGTTATTGGCACGTGTAG